A region of Colletotrichum higginsianum IMI 349063 chromosome 10, whole genome shotgun sequence DNA encodes the following proteins:
- a CDS encoding Sterol glucosyltransferase, translated as MSVIESERNPRAGAEESESLCETPPPHELHSSGALLSSEAAVSAEGHVTISFQSDCPQQLAEQLPPFPTAERAALPINGAENIPPLNIVIQVVGSRGDVQPFIALGTALRRYGHRVRLATHDNFAGFVTDSGLEFFPIGGDPADLMSVCLAFHEPHFDLSRKLTAAKYMVRNPGLIPSMESLKGGDVGRKRRMMREMLHGFWRSCIDPGPVSRRPFVADAIIANPPSFAHVHCAQALGVPVHIMFTMPWTATRAFPHPLANIQRSKDLEPQVTNWLSYGVVELMTWQGLGDVINSWRRSDLELAPIPASMGPGITTFLKIPHTYCWSPAVVSKPADWGPEVDVCGFFMRDEPAYSPPADLDAFLSSGPPPVYVGFGSIVIDDPTRLTEIVLEAARVCGTRLLISRGWSKLGEGRPNTGNVFYLGDCPHEWLFKRVSAVVHHGGAGTTACGLVNARPTVIVPFFGDQPFWGRVVAKAGAGPAPIPQKELDAMRLAEAIRFCLSPVANQAVQAVAEKMRQEHGVDAAVRSFHRNIPASAMCCHLFPDQPAAWTYEKTSKTGRKSLKLSNQAAACLLGSERVKVTDLRVLRTNEYDTDVKRWDPLTGGASSLLGTITDFTFALGGTFIDPWKAYKRTRTSGQDAGRASDAAAMAFGNGFVSMTKAVVKGGFVDLPLAIAEGLHHAPRLYGDKPREHGKVEDWKSGRTVAAKTFGTGFYDGFTGVFTDPYKGAKEGGALGLAKGLGTGTVGLALKPGAARTGRSRAVWTAKSAVLDHDQRQRNGTPRGGGSKALQVFDAYFAP; from the exons ATGTCCGTCATCGAGTCGGAACGAAATCCGCGCGCTGGCGCTGAAGAGTCCGAGTCCTTGTGCGAGACTCCTCCGCCGCATGAGCTGCACTCTTCCGGCGCCCTGCTATCTAGCGAAGCGGCAGTATCAG CCGAAGGACATGTCACGATCAGCTTCCAGTCGGATTGTCCACAGCAACTTGCGGAACAGCTCCCCCCTTTTCCGACAGCCGAGAGGGCCGCATTACCGATTAACGGAGCGGAAAACATACCGCCTCTGAATATTGTCATTCAAGTGGTGGGCAGTCGTG GTGACGTTCAGCCCTTCATCGCCCTTGGGACCGCCCTGCGTCGGTACGGCCATCGGGTCCGACTTGCGACGCATGACAACTTCGCcggcttcgtcactgactCTGGCTTGGAATTTTTTCCCATCGGCGGCGATCCTGCAGATCTGATGTCGGTATGTCTGGCGTTCCATGAGCCACATTTTGATCTGAGCCGGAAACTAACTGCTGCGAAGTACATGGTCCGCAACCCCGGGCTGATCCCTTCTATGGAATCTTTGAAGGGAGGCGACGTGGGTCGAAAGCGCCGCATGATGCGCGAGATGCTCCACGGGTTTTGGCGCTCTTGCATCGACCCGGGCCCCGTTAGCAGACGGCCGTTTGTCGCCGatgccatcatcgccaacccCCCGAGCTTCGCTCACGTGCACTGCGCCCAGGCACTCGGCGTCCCAGTCCACATCATGTTCACGATGCCGTGGACCGCGACGCGTGCGTTCCCGCATCCGCTGGCCAACATCCAGCGCAGCAAAGACCTGGAACCGCAGGTGACGAACTGGCTGTCGTACGGCGTGGTCGAGCTGATGACCTGGCAAGGCCTGGGCGATGTCATCAACAGCTGGCGGCGAAGTGACCTCGAACTTGCACCAATCCCAGCCAGCATGGGCCCGGGCATCACGACCTTTCTCAAGATCCCGCATACCTATTGTTGGTCCCCAGCAGTGGTTTCCAAGCCCGCTGATTGGGGGCCGGAGGTTGATGTGTGTGGTTTCTTCATGCGCGATGAGCCAGCCTACAGTCCGcccgccgacctcgatgCCTTCCTCTCATCGGGACCTCCTCCGGTGTATGTCGGGTTCGGTAGCATCGTAATCGACGATCCGACGCGCTTGACGGAAATCGTTCTGGAAGCCGCACGCGTCTGCGGTACTCGTCTCCTGATCTCACGAGGATGGAGcaagctcggcgagggcaggcCGAACACGGGCAATGTGTTTTACCTGGGCGACTGTCCGCACGAGTGGCTGTTCAAGCGGGTGTCGGCAGTGGTGCACCACGGAGGCGCCGGGACGACTGCCTGCGGTCTCGTCAACGCGCGCCCGACCGTCATCGTGCCGTTCTTCGGCGACCAACCGTTCTGGGGCCGAGTCGTCGCGAAAGCGGGTGCGGGTCCCGCGCCCATCCCGCAAAAGGAGCTCGACGCGATGAGACTGGCGGAAGCCATTCGTTTCTGTCTGTCGCCCGTGGCAAACCAGGCCGTTCAAGCCGTGGCGGAGAAAATGCGTCAGGAacacggcgtcgacgccgcggtgCGGTCGTTTCACCGCAACATCCCAGCCAGCGCCATGTGCTGTCATCTCTTTCCCGACCAGCCTGCCGCATGGACGTACGAGAAGACCTCGAAGACGGGACGGAAAAGCCTGAAGCTTTCGAACCAGGCGGCTGCGTGTCTGCTTGGGTCGGAGAGAGTGAAGGTTACCGACTTGAGAGTGCTTCGAACGAACGAGTACGATACCGACGTCAAGCGATGGGACCCTCTAACTGGCGGCGCCTCCTCGCTCCTCGGCACCATTACTGACTTCACGTTCGCTCTCGGCGGGACATTTATCGACCCGTGGAAGGCATACAAGCGCACCAGAACCTCCGGCCAGGATGCGGGACGCGCCAGCGATGCAGCCGCCATGGCCTTTGGCAACGGGTTCGTCTCCATGACCAAGGCGGTGGTCAAAGGCGGCTTCGTTGACCTTCCTTTGGCCATCGCCGAAGGTTTGCACCACGCGCCTCGATTATATGGCGACAAGCCCCGGGAGCACGGCAAGGTGGAGGACTGGAAGAGCGGCAGGACCGTGGCTGCCAAG ACCTTTGGAACTGGCTTTTACGACGGGTTTACAGGTGTCTTTACCGATCCTTACAAAGGTGCGAAGGAAGGAGGGGCTCTTGGTCTAGCCAAAGGGCTGGGCACAGGGACTGTCGGGCTCGCCCTCAAGCCGGGAGCAG CAAGGACAGGCCGGAGCCGCGCAGTGTGGACGGCAAAATCAGCAGTTCTGGACCACGACCAACGGCAGCGCAACGGGACaccccgcggcggcggaagcaAGGCCCTGCAGGTTTTTGACGCGTACTTTGCGCCATGA